A DNA window from Balneolaceae bacterium contains the following coding sequences:
- a CDS encoding succinate dehydrogenase cytochrome b subunit gives MPSFLEALESQVGRKILTAVTGIGLMIFIIGHLAGNLTLFGGAEAFNSYTYTLESLGIWLYLMEFVLAAGFLLHAWVGISIWRKRRKARPEGYRDYRSKGGPSKQTWASRSMIFTGLVLLVFLVIHLDSFKFGATETVMIDGHQARDLKALVIEKFQQPLYAFGYTFVMLLLGMHLGHGFWSAFTSLTMKHTRFSGIIWAAGVIFALLMAAGFIFIPLYIYFTGGQGALIVP, from the coding sequence ATGCCCTCATTTCTTGAAGCGCTGGAGTCTCAGGTAGGACGCAAGATCTTAACGGCGGTCACAGGCATCGGCCTGATGATTTTCATTATCGGCCACCTGGCCGGCAACCTCACGCTTTTCGGCGGAGCGGAGGCCTTCAACTCCTACACCTACACCCTCGAGAGTCTGGGTATCTGGCTGTATCTGATGGAGTTCGTGCTGGCCGCAGGTTTTCTGCTCCACGCCTGGGTGGGCATCTCCATCTGGCGGAAACGCCGCAAGGCCCGGCCGGAGGGCTACAGGGACTACCGCTCCAAGGGCGGCCCTAGCAAGCAGACCTGGGCCTCCCGCAGCATGATCTTTACCGGCCTGGTACTGCTGGTCTTTCTGGTGATCCACCTCGACTCCTTCAAATTCGGCGCCACCGAGACCGTCATGATCGACGGCCACCAGGCGAGGGACCTCAAGGCGCTGGTGATCGAAAAATTCCAGCAGCCCCTCTACGCTTTCGGCTACACCTTTGTAATGCTTCTGCTGGGAATGCACCTGGGACACGGTTTCTGGAGCGCCTTCACCTCCCTGACGATGAAACACACGCGTTTTTCCGGCATTATCTGGGCCGCGGGCGTGATCTTCGCTCTCCTGATGGCAGCGGGATTCATCTTTATCCCGCTTTACATCTACTTCACCGGGGGACAGGGCGCGCTTATCGTGCCATGA
- a CDS encoding cob(I)yrinic acid a,c-diamide adenosyltransferase, protein MKIYTRKGDTGNTSLFGGDRVPKSSLRIEAYGTVDELNSLLGVAASHGCSPGGEGWIPEVQEQLFTLGADLATPPDAKERIERIGQQEVNFLEDTIDRMEEDLPALKNFILPGGAPAGATLHLARTVCRRAERAAVRCAEEEEVSGHVITYLNRLSDFLFVLARHENRHAGQPEQPWKPERSR, encoded by the coding sequence ATGAAAATCTATACCCGCAAAGGCGACACCGGCAACACCTCTCTCTTCGGGGGCGACCGCGTCCCCAAATCCTCCCTCCGCATCGAGGCCTACGGGACGGTGGACGAGCTCAATTCCCTTTTGGGCGTGGCCGCCAGTCACGGCTGCTCGCCTGGCGGCGAAGGTTGGATACCCGAGGTGCAGGAGCAGCTTTTTACCCTGGGGGCCGACCTGGCCACCCCGCCGGACGCCAAAGAACGCATCGAGCGCATCGGCCAGCAAGAGGTTAATTTCCTGGAGGATACTATCGACAGGATGGAAGAGGACCTTCCCGCCCTGAAGAACTTCATCCTTCCCGGGGGCGCCCCCGCCGGTGCCACCCTCCACCTGGCCCGAACGGTCTGCCGGCGGGCCGAGCGCGCCGCCGTGCGCTGCGCCGAAGAGGAGGAGGTTTCCGGCCACGTGATCACCTACCTGAACCGGCTCTCCGACTTCCTTTTCGTGCTCGCCCGCCACGAAAACCGGCACGCAGGCCAGCCCGAGCAACCCTGGAAACCCGAACGCAGCCGATGA
- the glmM gene encoding phosphoglucosamine mutase, which translates to MALMISVSGIRGIFGTDLTPENLTRFTAAYGSWLEGGTVVVGRDTRASGPLCEQVVTAALRAVGCEVIRVGVATTPTVAMAVLSHGANGGIVISASHNPAEWNALKLLNEKSEFLDAGQGEEVIARSESRDLAWKPYDAIGGEREDPGALEHHINSILDLPYIDPDVITAAGFRVALDPVNGTGAVAFPPLLERLGVQTVAVNDEPNGRFAHNPEPLPEHLQQICALVREEQCDLGIVTDPDGDRLALVTDRGEPFGEEYTQAAAFDFMLAKNPGPCATNLSSSRVAEDVAARYGQPCHRSAVGEINVVKKMQQTGAVIGGEGNGGVINPDLHYGRDALVGAAMVLQLLAEREVSASDYRAGLPDYHMRKSRISLEEVDGDALLQRALDHYADREPDTLDGVKIDFEEGWVHLRKSNTEPILRVYSEGPTPDAAREVAEGVIAAITSGS; encoded by the coding sequence ATGGCACTGATGATCTCCGTCTCCGGCATCCGAGGCATCTTTGGAACCGATCTCACCCCCGAAAATCTCACTCGCTTCACCGCCGCCTACGGATCCTGGCTGGAGGGGGGAACCGTGGTGGTCGGGCGCGACACGCGCGCAAGCGGCCCCCTCTGCGAGCAGGTGGTGACCGCCGCCCTGCGCGCGGTGGGCTGCGAGGTGATTCGCGTGGGCGTGGCGACCACTCCTACGGTGGCCATGGCGGTACTCAGCCACGGGGCCAACGGGGGCATCGTCATCTCGGCCAGCCACAACCCCGCCGAGTGGAACGCCCTGAAGCTGCTCAACGAGAAGAGCGAATTCCTGGACGCCGGACAGGGGGAGGAGGTGATCGCCCGCAGCGAAAGCCGCGACCTCGCCTGGAAACCCTACGACGCCATCGGCGGCGAGCGCGAGGACCCCGGCGCCCTGGAGCACCATATTAATAGTATCCTGGATCTGCCCTACATCGACCCCGACGTCATCACCGCAGCCGGCTTCCGCGTGGCCCTCGATCCCGTCAACGGCACCGGCGCTGTCGCCTTCCCTCCCCTGCTGGAGCGGCTGGGCGTGCAGACAGTTGCCGTCAACGACGAGCCCAACGGGCGCTTCGCACACAACCCGGAGCCCCTCCCCGAGCACCTGCAGCAGATCTGCGCGCTGGTGCGCGAAGAGCAATGCGATCTGGGTATCGTCACCGACCCCGACGGCGACCGCCTGGCCCTTGTCACCGACCGCGGGGAACCCTTCGGCGAGGAATACACCCAGGCAGCCGCCTTCGATTTCATGCTCGCCAAGAACCCGGGGCCCTGCGCCACCAACCTCTCCTCCTCCCGCGTGGCCGAAGACGTGGCCGCCCGCTACGGGCAGCCCTGCCACCGCTCGGCTGTGGGCGAGATCAACGTAGTCAAGAAGATGCAGCAGACCGGCGCCGTCATTGGCGGAGAGGGCAACGGGGGCGTGATCAACCCCGACCTTCACTACGGACGCGACGCCCTGGTCGGTGCCGCCATGGTGCTGCAGCTACTGGCCGAGCGGGAGGTCAGCGCCTCAGACTACCGCGCCGGCCTGCCGGACTATCACATGCGCAAAAGCAGAATATCCCTGGAGGAGGTGGACGGGGACGCACTGCTGCAGCGCGCCCTGGATCACTATGCCGACCGCGAACCCGACACCCTGGATGGGGTAAAAATAGACTTCGAGGAGGGCTGGGTGCACCTGCGCAAGTCAAACACCGAACCCATCCTGCGGGTCTACTCCGAGGGGCCCACCCCCGATGCGGCCCGAGAGGTGGCCGAAGGCGTGATCGCCGCCATCACCTCCGGCAGCTGA
- a CDS encoding YicC/YloC family endoribonuclease — translation MIVSMTGFGRGEAAAEGFSLTAEIKSVNSRYLDISLRLPKAVQERELQVKELIQEKVSRGKLSVTLRLDQADTGEPEITFNPRLVRGYKELLDGLREAAGIEKPVELDDLMQFSELFESRGQDPSEVEAIWAALPPGPLEALRAAGGDAPQGGQPAGGGPPRAGRPHRPEAGEYPRAHRRARRGGAPQAHRAHQEPGQRRQS, via the coding sequence ATGATCGTTTCCATGACCGGCTTCGGCCGGGGGGAGGCCGCCGCCGAAGGCTTCTCGCTGACCGCCGAAATCAAATCCGTCAACAGCCGCTACCTCGACATCTCCCTGCGGTTGCCCAAGGCCGTCCAGGAGCGCGAGCTCCAGGTCAAGGAACTCATTCAGGAAAAGGTAAGCCGGGGCAAGCTGTCGGTGACCCTGCGCCTGGACCAGGCCGATACGGGCGAGCCGGAGATCACCTTCAACCCCAGGCTTGTGCGTGGCTACAAGGAGCTGCTGGACGGGCTGCGGGAGGCCGCCGGCATCGAGAAACCGGTGGAGCTGGACGACCTGATGCAGTTCAGCGAACTATTCGAGTCGCGCGGACAGGACCCCTCCGAGGTGGAGGCCATCTGGGCAGCTCTCCCGCCAGGCCCTCTGGAGGCCCTGCGAGCAGCTGGTGGAGATGCGCCGCAAGGAGGGCAGCCAGCTGGAGGAGGACCTCCGCGAGCGGGCCGGCCACATCGACCGGAAGCTGGAGAATATCCGCGCGCTCACCGAAGGGCGCGCCGAGGAGGAGCGCCGCAAGCTCACCGAGCGCATCAAGAGCCTGGTCAGCGACGACAGTCTTGA
- a CDS encoding DUF1732 domain-containing protein, which yields MQSHLKFFREALGQKEAVGRRLNFLSQEMNREINTIGSKANSSEISRHVVRAKESLEQIREQVQNVE from the coding sequence ATGCAGTCGCACCTGAAGTTTTTCCGGGAGGCCCTTGGCCAGAAGGAGGCCGTGGGACGGCGACTCAATTTCCTGAGCCAGGAGATGAACCGCGAAATCAACACTATCGGCTCGAAGGCCAACAGCTCCGAGATCTCACGCCATGTGGTGCGTGCCAAGGAGAGCCTGGAACAGATAAGAGAACAGGTGCAGAACGTTGAGTGA
- the gmk gene encoding guanylate kinase — protein sequence MSEQPKGKVIIVVAPSGSGKTTIARMLLEEMDKVRFSVSATTRPARPGEKHGVDYFFLSEEEFDRKINDGGFLEWEYYNGKRYGTLRSEVDKLMEMGYFPLLDIEVKGALNVKRMYGSQSLAVFIQPPSLEELERRLAGRGTEDEQTLASRLKLARKEMQYADRFDHTVVNDELEEAFQQVKQIVELFIADKP from the coding sequence TTGAGTGAGCAGCCCAAGGGAAAGGTGATCATTGTGGTGGCCCCCAGCGGCTCCGGGAAGACCACCATCGCGCGCATGCTGCTGGAGGAGATGGACAAGGTTCGCTTCTCCGTATCGGCCACGACGCGGCCGGCGCGCCCGGGCGAAAAGCACGGGGTGGATTATTTTTTCCTCTCGGAGGAGGAATTCGACCGAAAAATCAACGACGGGGGCTTCCTGGAGTGGGAATATTACAACGGAAAGCGTTACGGAACCCTGCGCTCGGAAGTTGATAAACTTATGGAAATGGGGTATTTTCCCCTGCTTGACATTGAAGTGAAAGGCGCCCTCAACGTCAAGCGGATGTACGGCAGCCAGAGCCTGGCCGTTTTCATCCAGCCACCCTCCCTGGAGGAACTGGAACGGCGCCTGGCAGGACGCGGAACGGAGGACGAGCAGACCCTTGCCTCGCGTCTCAAGTTGGCCAGGAAGGAGATGCAGTACGCCGACCGTTTCGACCATACGGTGGTAAACGACGAGCTGGAGGAGGCCTTCCAGCAGGTCAAACAGATTGTAGAACTTTTTATAGCAGACAAACCCTGA
- a CDS encoding DNA-directed RNA polymerase subunit omega: MAIKTLDVEKLNKDTGNQYELIAIMSKRSRQIAAQEKLQLDEKLKYFEGFEDEDEFSFNEEQENISKEFEKLPHATQRAVEEMRQGEIYFRYPQDEE; this comes from the coding sequence ATGGCTATTAAGACACTAGACGTTGAAAAACTCAACAAGGACACAGGCAACCAGTACGAGCTGATCGCCATCATGTCCAAACGCAGCCGCCAGATTGCAGCCCAGGAAAAGCTGCAGCTGGACGAGAAGCTGAAGTATTTCGAAGGTTTCGAAGACGAGGACGAATTCTCCTTCAACGAAGAGCAGGAAAACATTTCCAAGGAGTTCGAAAAGCTTCCCCACGCCACACAGCGCGCCGTGGAAGAGATGCGGCAGGGTGAGATCTACTTCCGCTACCCGCAGGACGAAGAATAA
- a CDS encoding flavoprotein — protein sequence MLSGRRIILGVTGGIAAYKAAFLLRALQQEGAEVRVTMTRAATRFVGAETFATLSGSPVGVDIFPDDSDPDSWTRHIAWGEWADLFLIAPCTANTMAKIAGGQADNMLASTLLAARCPVLLCPTMDGEMYRAPATRRNLQTLRTTATIFCSPKAATWPADWREGVACRKPTPSWHAAARSWRPRAPPGRTGRSWKSGPWTEKRCWSPPDPPGNL from the coding sequence ATGCTTTCCGGCAGGCGGATCATACTCGGCGTGACCGGGGGAATTGCAGCCTACAAGGCTGCTTTTCTTTTACGTGCCCTGCAGCAGGAGGGCGCCGAAGTGCGGGTGACCATGACCCGCGCCGCCACCCGCTTCGTGGGCGCCGAGACCTTCGCCACTCTTTCCGGCAGTCCCGTGGGCGTCGACATTTTCCCCGACGATTCTGATCCCGATTCGTGGACCCGCCACATCGCATGGGGCGAATGGGCCGACCTCTTTCTCATTGCCCCCTGCACGGCCAACACCATGGCCAAGATTGCCGGCGGACAGGCCGACAACATGCTCGCCTCCACCCTGCTTGCGGCCCGCTGCCCCGTGCTGCTCTGTCCCACCATGGACGGGGAGATGTACCGGGCGCCCGCCACCCGGCGCAACTTGCAGACGCTCCGAACTACGGCTACCATATTCTGCAGCCCGAAAGCGGCTACCTGGCCAGCGGACTGGAGGGAAGGGGTCGCCTGCCGGAAACCGACGCCATCCTGGCACGCTGCCGCGAGATCCTGGAGGCCGCGGGCGCCGCCGGGGCGGACCGGGAGGAGCTGGAAGAGCGGCCCCTGGACGGAAAAAAGGTGCTGGTCACCGCCGGACCCACCCGGGAATTTATAG
- a CDS encoding phosphopantothenoylcysteine decarboxylase, producing MLVTAGPTREFIDAVRFISNPSSGRMGFAMAEAARDLGAEVTLLHGPVSLDPPVGVSTRTFTSAAELFEEVKEHAGHDVVIMAAAVSDFSPASPEEGKIKKDKASPSLELLPTDDVLAWLGENRLEGQTLIGFAMETEKLVENASVKLRKKKADYIVGNALNEEGAGFGSETNRVVLLSGKEERAFEGTKKEVAHRVLKHIFGRNGD from the coding sequence GTGCTGGTCACCGCCGGACCCACCCGGGAATTTATAGATGCCGTGCGCTTTATCTCCAATCCCAGCTCCGGGCGCATGGGCTTCGCCATGGCGGAGGCGGCCCGCGACCTGGGCGCCGAAGTCACCCTGCTGCACGGTCCCGTGAGCCTGGACCCTCCCGTCGGCGTGTCCACCCGAACCTTCACCAGCGCGGCGGAGCTTTTCGAAGAGGTGAAAGAGCACGCCGGACACGACGTGGTGATCATGGCCGCGGCGGTATCCGATTTCAGCCCGGCCAGCCCGGAGGAGGGAAAGATCAAGAAAGACAAGGCCTCCCCCTCTCTGGAGCTGCTCCCCACGGATGACGTGCTGGCCTGGCTGGGCGAAAACCGGCTGGAGGGACAGACCCTTATCGGCTTCGCGATGGAGACCGAAAAGCTGGTGGAGAACGCCTCCGTGAAGCTCAGAAAAAAGAAGGCCGACTACATCGTGGGCAACGCCCTCAACGAGGAGGGAGCGGGATTCGGCTCGGAAACCAACCGCGTGGTTTTGCTCAGCGGAAAAGAAGAGCGGGCCTTTGAGGGCACCAAAAAAGAGGTGGCCCACAGGGTGCTGAAGCACATTTTCGGGAGAAACGGGGACTGA
- a CDS encoding histidine kinase dimerization/phosphoacceptor domain -containing protein — MLLEEVHHRVKNNLAVISALLEVQVFDEEDPRVAEVLSNSLKRIKTIALVHEMLYRAEDYTRLPLSGYFDRLVALNREMRSSPPKWRLSWTWRTST; from the coding sequence ATGCTGCTCGAAGAGGTCCACCACCGCGTTAAAAACAACCTGGCGGTTATCTCGGCCCTCCTGGAGGTGCAGGTATTTGACGAGGAGGACCCGCGCGTGGCGGAGGTGCTCAGCAACAGCCTCAAGCGTATCAAGACCATCGCGCTGGTGCACGAGATGCTCTACCGGGCGGAGGACTACACCAGGCTGCCCCTCTCCGGTTATTTTGACAGGTTGGTGGCCCTCAACCGCGAGATGCGATCCTCCCCGCCGAAGTGGAGATTGAGCTGGACGTGGAGGACATCGACCTGA
- a CDS encoding PAS domain S-box protein produces the protein MLILQEGVFVDCNCQAEKLFGCPREEILGATPADFSPHRQPDGKTSEERARDYISEADRTGQTTFSWEHRTAGGQVVSTEVSLNTITFHDEEYVQGIVRDVSERKQN, from the coding sequence ATTCTGATCCTGCAGGAGGGAGTTTTCGTGGACTGCAACTGCCAGGCGGAGAAGCTCTTCGGCTGTCCACGCGAGGAGATTCTGGGGGCCACGCCGGCGGATTTCTCTCCCCACCGGCAGCCGGACGGGAAAACTTCCGAGGAACGGGCGCGTGACTACATTTCCGAGGCGGACAGGACCGGTCAGACCACCTTTTCGTGGGAACATCGGACCGCCGGCGGCCAGGTGGTCTCGACCGAGGTGAGCCTGAACACCATCACTTTCCACGACGAGGAGTACGTGCAGGGCATCGTGCGTGATGTGAGCGAGCGCAAGCAGAACTGA
- a CDS encoding PAS domain S-box protein, whose amino-acid sequence MDQLLFDSNPNPMLIYDWDTRRILRVNRAFAERYGYSAKEATELAIDQIRPEEDLPGFREALRKVDPQGINESGVHRHKASDGEVFYVKVTSQRYAYEGHDARLVSLVDVNESVEAERRARLAYEELSHHVRNSPLALVSLDREMKITEWSPQAEEISGLSRKEVLGRSPFELGLLPEEDEGKVRQTLRAMVSGHLDRHQQTLRLYHTGGAEIPIRLHTSALRDGEGGLVSVMSQIEDLSRQKHLEHRYQKLFRVG is encoded by the coding sequence ATGGACCAACTGTTATTCGATTCCAATCCCAATCCGATGCTCATCTACGATTGGGATACGCGCCGCATCCTGCGGGTAAACCGCGCCTTCGCGGAGCGCTACGGCTATTCAGCCAAGGAGGCGACCGAACTTGCCATTGACCAGATCCGGCCGGAAGAGGATCTGCCCGGGTTTCGTGAGGCGCTTCGAAAGGTAGATCCGCAGGGCATTAACGAGTCGGGCGTACACCGCCACAAGGCTTCCGACGGGGAGGTGTTCTACGTAAAGGTCACTTCCCAGCGTTATGCCTACGAGGGACACGATGCCCGACTGGTCTCCCTGGTCGACGTGAACGAATCAGTGGAGGCGGAGCGCCGGGCGCGCCTCGCCTACGAGGAGCTCAGCCACCACGTGCGCAATTCGCCCCTGGCGCTGGTAAGCCTGGACCGCGAGATGAAGATCACCGAGTGGTCTCCGCAGGCCGAAGAAATTTCCGGCCTGTCCAGGAAGGAGGTGCTGGGGCGCTCGCCTTTCGAGCTTGGCCTGCTCCCGGAAGAGGACGAGGGCAAGGTGCGCCAAACCCTCCGGGCCATGGTCAGCGGGCATCTGGACCGCCACCAGCAGACGCTGCGTCTCTACCATACCGGTGGAGCGGAAATTCCCATACGCCTGCACACCTCGGCCCTGCGGGACGGGGAGGGCGGACTCGTTTCGGTGATGTCGCAGATCGAGGACCTCAGCAGGCAGAAGCACCTGGAGCACCGTTACCAGAAACTTTTTCGAGTCGGCTAA
- the surE gene encoding 5'/3'-nucleotidase SurE yields the protein MSSPQEPVILVCNDDGIFSPGIKALAEVADQYGQVEIIAPDRQQSAVGHAVTVSTPLRSRSFQIDGRFHGQAVTGTPADSVKLAHDQLMQRKPDLVVSGINHGSNAGINILYSGTVSAATEGTILGYPSLAVSCTDYGEEANLSGAREAAGKVIRYILNQGLPRGITLNLNVPPGPLKGILWARQANSRYVEEFEGRVDPNNRSYYWLTGRMELLEEGEDIDVNVLERGYASLTPIQYDMTAYNLLQQVKDNEVF from the coding sequence ATGAGCAGTCCCCAAGAACCCGTCATCCTGGTCTGCAACGACGACGGCATCTTCTCTCCCGGCATCAAGGCCCTGGCCGAGGTTGCCGACCAATACGGCCAGGTGGAGATTATCGCCCCCGACCGCCAGCAGAGCGCTGTGGGACACGCCGTTACCGTGAGTACGCCCCTGCGCTCGCGCTCCTTCCAGATTGACGGGCGCTTCCACGGGCAGGCGGTCACCGGCACGCCGGCCGACTCGGTGAAGCTGGCCCACGACCAGCTCATGCAACGCAAGCCCGACCTGGTGGTCAGCGGCATCAACCACGGCAGCAACGCCGGCATCAACATTCTCTATTCGGGAACGGTCAGCGCCGCCACCGAAGGCACTATCCTGGGCTATCCCTCCCTGGCCGTCAGCTGCACCGACTACGGGGAGGAGGCCAACCTCTCCGGCGCCCGCGAGGCGGCCGGCAAGGTGATCCGTTATATTCTGAACCAGGGACTGCCCCGCGGCATCACCCTCAACCTGAACGTACCTCCGGGTCCCCTGAAGGGCATACTTTGGGCGCGGCAGGCCAACAGCCGCTACGTGGAGGAATTCGAGGGACGCGTGGACCCCAACAACCGGTCCTACTACTGGCTCACCGGCCGCATGGAGCTGCTGGAGGAGGGCGAGGACATCGACGTCAACGTGCTCGAGAGGGGCTATGCCTCGCTGACGCCCATACAGTACGACATGACCGCCTACAACCTGCTGCAACAAGTCAAAGACAACGAAGTCTTTTAA
- the panB gene encoding 3-methyl-2-oxobutanoate hydroxymethyltransferase produces the protein MSTETGSERPAKVTTQTVVDMKAKGEKISMLTAYDYTMARIVDRAGIEIILVGDSAANVMAGHETTVPMTLDQMIYHASCVVRGVDTALIIADLPFMSYQVTAREALTSAGRMMKEAGVHGVKLEGGRTVAETVGRIVDAGIPVMGHLGLTPQSIYQFGTYKVRATAQDEADALLEDARRLEQAGCFSLVLEKIPAELAARVSRELDIPTIGIGAGPQCDGQVLVTHDMLGLNKEFKPRFLRRYADLEDRMDEAIRHYIADIRSGDFPNENEQYGS, from the coding sequence ATGAGTACCGAGACCGGCAGCGAACGTCCCGCCAAGGTGACCACCCAGACCGTGGTGGACATGAAGGCGAAGGGCGAAAAGATTTCCATGCTTACGGCCTACGACTATACCATGGCGCGCATCGTCGACCGTGCGGGCATCGAGATCATCCTGGTGGGCGACTCCGCGGCCAATGTCATGGCCGGGCACGAGACCACCGTTCCGATGACCCTGGACCAGATGATCTATCACGCCTCCTGCGTGGTTCGCGGAGTGGATACCGCCCTGATTATCGCCGACCTGCCCTTCATGAGCTACCAGGTGACGGCCAGGGAGGCGCTCACCAGCGCGGGACGCATGATGAAGGAGGCCGGCGTGCACGGCGTCAAGCTGGAGGGGGGAAGGACCGTGGCTGAGACCGTAGGCAGGATCGTGGATGCCGGCATTCCCGTGATGGGCCATCTTGGACTCACCCCGCAGAGTATTTACCAGTTCGGAACGTACAAGGTGCGCGCCACCGCGCAGGACGAGGCCGACGCCCTGCTGGAGGACGCCCGACGGCTGGAGCAGGCGGGCTGCTTCTCGCTGGTCCTCGAAAAGATCCCGGCCGAGCTGGCCGCCCGGGTGAGCCGCGAGCTTGACATCCCCACCATCGGTATCGGGGCCGGTCCGCAGTGCGACGGCCAGGTGCTGGTCACCCACGATATGCTGGGACTCAACAAGGAGTTCAAGCCCCGTTTCCTGAGACGCTACGCCGACCTGGAAGACCGCATGGATGAGGCCATTCGACACTATATCGCCGACATCAGGAGCGGCGACTTCCCCAACGAAAACGAGCAATACGGATCCTGA
- the fabZ gene encoding 3-hydroxyacyl-ACP dehydratase FabZ, which yields MEQLEIEEIKKIIPHRYPFLLVDRVLELETDRILSIKNVTVNEEFFNGHFPGAPMMPGVLQVEAMAQSACIMLMYSHVDDREETLVVFTGINKAKFRKSVVPGDQLRMEVRLLNKRRNFVTMEGKATVDGEVVSELEASAAIVPKGEKL from the coding sequence ATGGAACAGCTGGAAATTGAAGAGATAAAGAAAATTATTCCCCACCGGTACCCCTTTCTGCTGGTGGATCGCGTACTGGAACTGGAGACGGACCGCATCCTTTCCATCAAGAACGTTACGGTAAACGAGGAATTTTTCAATGGGCACTTTCCCGGCGCTCCCATGATGCCGGGCGTGCTGCAGGTCGAGGCCATGGCGCAGAGCGCCTGCATCATGCTCATGTACAGCCATGTAGACGACCGCGAGGAGACCCTGGTGGTATTTACCGGTATCAACAAGGCCAAATTCCGCAAGTCGGTCGTGCCCGGCGACCAGCTCCGCATGGAGGTCAGGTTGCTGAACAAGCGCCGCAATTTTGTCACCATGGAAGGCAAGGCCACCGTGGACGGCGAGGTGGTCTCCGAACTGGAAGCCTCCGCGGCCATCGTTCCCAAGGGCGAAAAGCTATGA
- the ubiE gene encoding bifunctional demethylmenaquinone methyltransferase/2-methoxy-6-polyprenyl-1,4-benzoquinol methylase UbiE: MSEKVRRMFADIADDYDRVNSILSFGVHHAWRDRAVRLSGAGAGDAVLDCATGTGDLALEFKEKVGPNGYVLGTDFCEAMIEKAPQKARSRNLEVAFEVADALDLPYEDDRFHIASIAFGIRNVDDPVRGLREMARVVRPGGRVVVLEFGQPRGLLRWPYELYSQYIMPAVGGWISGNREAYAYLPRTSAEFPAGERFAELMRRADSYIDIHMEKLTGGIAWIYVGSVG; encoded by the coding sequence ATGAGTGAAAAGGTACGCCGGATGTTCGCCGATATCGCGGACGATTACGACCGGGTGAACTCCATTCTTTCCTTTGGAGTCCACCATGCCTGGCGGGACCGCGCGGTGCGCCTGAGCGGCGCGGGCGCCGGCGACGCCGTACTAGACTGCGCCACCGGCACCGGCGACCTGGCCCTCGAATTCAAGGAGAAGGTGGGTCCCAATGGCTACGTGCTGGGCACCGATTTCTGTGAGGCCATGATCGAGAAGGCCCCCCAAAAAGCGCGTTCACGCAACCTGGAGGTGGCGTTCGAGGTGGCCGACGCCCTCGATCTTCCCTACGAGGACGATCGTTTCCACATCGCCAGCATCGCCTTCGGCATCCGCAACGTAGATGACCCCGTTCGCGGGCTGCGTGAAATGGCACGCGTGGTCAGGCCCGGGGGACGCGTGGTGGTGCTGGAGTTCGGCCAGCCCCGCGGACTGCTCAGGTGGCCCTACGAACTCTACAGCCAGTACATCATGCCCGCCGTGGGCGGCTGGATAAGCGGTAACCGGGAGGCCTATGCCTACCTGCCGCGCACCAGCGCTGAATTCCCGGCAGGCGAACGTTTTGCAGAGCTGATGCGCCGGGCTGATTCCTATATCGACATCCACATGGAGAAGCTCACCGGCGGCATCGCCTGGATCTATGTGGGGAGCGTCGGATAA